From Marmota flaviventris isolate mMarFla1 chromosome X, mMarFla1.hap1, whole genome shotgun sequence, the proteins below share one genomic window:
- the Nbdy gene encoding negative regulator of P-body association: MGDQPCASGRSTLPPGNTREAKPPKKRCLLAPRWDYPEGTPNGGSTDLPSAPPPASAGLKSHPLPPEK; encoded by the coding sequence ATGGGGGACCAACCTTGTGCCTCCGGGAGATCCACACTCCCACCCGGGAACACGCGGGAAGCCAAGCCTCCCAAAAAGCGCTGCCTTCTCGCTCCGCGGTGGGATTATCCGGAAGGAACTCCCAACGGCGGTAGTACCGATCTTCCCTCCGCTCCTCCTCCCGCATCTGCCGGCCTGAAGTCGCACCCTCTTCCTCCGGAGAAGTAG